AAACGGCGGCAGCCGCTGACCGCATCGGTATTCCAAACTTTTTCGCGATCCAAGGGCCCCATAAACATTTCATAAAGCCTGAGTGAATCCGCTCCGAACTCTTCTATAATATCATCAGGGGTAATGCCATTAAGTTTCGACTTAGACATTTTTTCGATTTGGCTTTTTAAAACCTCGCCGCTTTTTCGTTCGATATATTGGCCATTTTTTTCCATCACTTCTTCAGGGTCGACATAAAGATTGTCTTTATTCTGGTAGGATCTTGCAACAATCAATCCCTGATTTCGAAGCTGCTGAAAAGGCTCTTTTGTTGAAACAAGCCCTAGGTCATAGAGGACTTTATGCCAAAACCTAGCGTAGAGAAGATGAAGCACCGCATGCTCAACTCCACCCACATAAAGGTCAACCGGCATCCAATAATTCTCTTTATCGGCATCCCAAGCTCTTTTTTCATTTTGCGGATCTAAAAATCTTAAGTAATACCAGCAAGAACCGGCCCATTGAGGCATGGTATTTGTTTCCCGTTTGGCTGCCTTTCCTTCTTTTTTATCTTGAATGTCTACCCAATCAGTCACCTTTGCAAGCGGGCTTCTTCCATCACCTGCAGGTCTAAAATCCTGGATATCAGGAGGCAATAAAGGAAGCTCATCCAAATCAAGAACACGCTTTGTTCCGTCTTCAAAATGAAGGATCGGAAAAGGTTCGCCCCAATAGCGCTGCCTTGAAAAAAGCCAATCTCTTAGCTTATAGCAAGTGGTTTCTTTACCCGCGTTTTTTTTCTCAAGATATTTGGCGACGGCGCTTTTGGCCTCTTCCATAGATAAGTTTGAAAGGTCCAAGTCTTCATTCTTTGAATAAATATAGCGCCCTTCCCCTGTCCAGCATCTCTTTCCTTTTAAAACCTCCTCTAAGACCTCCTCTTTTTCCATTCCAATCGGAATCAACTGAGAATAGGTTTCAAAATCAGGCTCTATAATAGGTAAAATCGGTAAGTTAAATTTTCGAGCAAATTCAAAATCACGCTCATCATGGCCTGGAACTGCCATAATGGCGCCTGTTCCATAGCCCATCAACACATAATCACTTACCCAAATAGGGATCTTTCGGCCGTTTAAGGGATTGATGGCGTAGGTGCCAATAAATACACCGCTTTTATCTTTTGCAAGATCAGTCCTAGCCAAATCACTTTTTTTACTGGCTTGCTTTTGATACTCTTGAACTTCGGCTTTTGATTGCTCGTGAGTCAGTGTTTCTAAGAACGGATGTTCAGGAGAAAGAACAAGAAAGGTCGCTCCAAAAAGAGTGTCCGCTCTTGTCGTAAAAACTTCTATGGTTTCGTTTCTATTTTCGATCGGGAATAAAACTTTTGCCCCGAGGCTCTTGCCGATCCAATTCACTTGAAGCTTTTTTAAACCTTCAGGCCAATCCAAAAGACTTAAATCATCAAGCAGCTTTTCCGCATACTCTGTGATTTTCAATACCCATTGCTTTAAAGGCTTTCGCTCTACCGGATGGCCTCCTTCTTTTGCCTTCCCGTCTTCTACTTCTTCATTCGCTAAAACGGTGCCAAGAGCCGGGCAATAGTTAACTAGCATCTCCGCTTCATAAGCTAAGCCCTTCTCATAAAGCTTAGTAAAAATCCACTGCGTCCACTTATAATACTTAGGGTCGCTTGTGGCAAGCTCCCTATCCCAATCGTAGCTAAATCCAAGAGATTTTAACTGTTTTCTAAAAGTATCAATGTTTTTTTTAGTCGTCTCTTGCGGGTGTGTCCCTGTTCGAACGGCGTATTGTTCAGCCGGCAACCCGAAACTATCCCAGCCCATGGGATGGAGAACATTGAATCCTTTTTGTCTTTTGAAACGAGCGATGATATCTGTCGCGGTATACCCTTCGACATGCCCCACGTGAAGGCCGGAGCCCGAAGGGTATGGGAACATATCCAATACGTAATATTTTGGCTTGGAACGGTCAGCCTCGACTTTAAAAGCTTTATTTTCTTCCCAGTTTTTCTGCCACTTGGATTCAATGGCTTTATGGTTGTATTTCATGAAAATTCTCAAATTTAATGCATAAGTATTAAGGAGCTTATATTTATATAGGCTTTCAAAATTATTTTATAGTTCAAAAAAACCCTTGCGAACTTGCTTTATTTTGAAGGACGTGGAGCTTTAGGTTTGAAGGAATCGAAAAATGGTTCTCCGGCCAATCAATTTATGATAGAATAACAAGCTTAAAGAGAAAAGGGAGAGGTTGGCGAGAGTTTAACTCC
This genomic window from Criblamydia sequanensis CRIB-18 contains:
- the leuS gene encoding leucine--tRNA ligase; the protein is MKYNHKAIESKWQKNWEENKAFKVEADRSKPKYYVLDMFPYPSGSGLHVGHVEGYTATDIIARFKRQKGFNVLHPMGWDSFGLPAEQYAVRTGTHPQETTKKNIDTFRKQLKSLGFSYDWDRELATSDPKYYKWTQWIFTKLYEKGLAYEAEMLVNYCPALGTVLANEEVEDGKAKEGGHPVERKPLKQWVLKITEYAEKLLDDLSLLDWPEGLKKLQVNWIGKSLGAKVLFPIENRNETIEVFTTRADTLFGATFLVLSPEHPFLETLTHEQSKAEVQEYQKQASKKSDLARTDLAKDKSGVFIGTYAINPLNGRKIPIWVSDYVLMGYGTGAIMAVPGHDERDFEFARKFNLPILPIIEPDFETYSQLIPIGMEKEEVLEEVLKGKRCWTGEGRYIYSKNEDLDLSNLSMEEAKSAVAKYLEKKNAGKETTCYKLRDWLFSRQRYWGEPFPILHFEDGTKRVLDLDELPLLPPDIQDFRPAGDGRSPLAKVTDWVDIQDKKEGKAAKRETNTMPQWAGSCWYYLRFLDPQNEKRAWDADKENYWMPVDLYVGGVEHAVLHLLYARFWHKVLYDLGLVSTKEPFQQLRNQGLIVARSYQNKDNLYVDPEEVMEKNGQYIERKSGEVLKSQIEKMSKSKLNGITPDDIIEEFGADSLRLYEMFMGPLDREKVWNTDAVSGCRRFLQRFYDMATSDKVTEDVNEEALRLGHRLVHQVTNDIEALQFNTAIAKMMEFINEFTKLESYPKSIIKMATQCLMPFAPHLAEEIWETLGFKENLNAHPFPDVNPVYLTDALATYIVQVNGKVRGKFDLPKNRSEEEILKIAKENELISKHLGGKEIKKVIFVPNKLLNMVVD